The DNA region ttttctgtattttaatttaagagAAGATATTTGGGGATTAAATTCCATCTATTTTATTGTATGGTGTAGATGAATTGTTGAATATCCCATCTGAGGAAATGGGTACACGTGTATATTGTACATTTTCGATTTATCATCGATTTGACATAGTAATCATATTCTAATCAAGTgactaattttatttctttatttttatttttatgggctgcattgaaaaaaatatagaatgtaaatttgataaaaattttaataacaCAATTATAAAATACGATACCTTTTTGAggataaaatatggagtacatTATTTTCAATTAGAACAATTAATTTAGGGTAGGATAAATAGACCACCACCCACGATTTTATGTCTTATCTATTGAAGCCATGTCACGCTAAAACACAACGATAAACACAAAATTCCCACTTCCACGCGAAATTTGTTTTCATGGAATTCTTACtaaacttattttttattttttccgattcaatttctattttttaagtttaattaGTATAATGTCTATAGAGATTAGTGTATAATGAACTTGAAATTGGGTGAAACAAACATGtcatttcgtttttttttttgtcaaaagtaTAGTGATAAATTTATACATAATTAGGATAATTTTGTAATTCCATAttctttttgaaaataatagaaTCTACTATcagttttaattgaattttgatttACTTAATTTACTTAATCACTCTCTATATCAGTTTCATACgaattttaatttacttaatCACTCTctatattaatattttcttaatagtactataaaatattaatccccaaaagtaaattaaaaaaacattcaaTAATGTATTTAGAAATTTAATGAAAAAGGAAACAAGCtaaggaaaaataattttaaaaaaagctaatacaaaagaaaattatttaatcattaaaaaatgtttagtttttatattttattgaaaaattgTTTTCCTTGTCATTGCAATGATGATTTGTTTTACAAAGTTCaacgaaaaaaagaaataagctATGGAAGAAtaagacaaaagaaaaaaaaattgcaattaaACTATAAGATGaaagaataaaaatttattaatgtattGTGTTAATTAGTATACTAtcataattaattcaaaatctAAGTCAATGATTTATTTCTAAAAGAATATAATAGTGTTAAAAAATATCCGAagttatatattaaaaataaattagtctTGATATTATATCACTAAAATAGAACCAAATTAAGGGGTGTTAGTAAATTTATCTTTTCTTAAAAAGGGAATGAAATAAAACATACACTCAACCGtcgttttaattttattgaaacATATCCAAAAAAACGAAAATATTTGTTATCATAAACGACTATTTTTAACAGTGTGTGTGCTCCGAATATACATATAGCCAAAAATACAATTGAAAAAGAACCccaattcaatttttaaaataaaattctatCCTAAAATAACATCATCATTATAGATAAGCACTACGGTTAAAATTATTATAGCATTCTTAATCCTACTAtacaattattataatattaatagcAAATTATAATATAGTATACAACTTAAATAGCCATTCTTAGCCACTTTTACTCAAAATTGTAAGTATCGTGCAAATTTGGCTATCGATATTCTGGAATTCAATTatagataattaatttaataaaatttgattttttaaatcataattttatatCAACCTCAGGtgtaaaaagtgaaaaaaaagtaaacGCAGCCAAATGTaagaaaatttgattttttttaaatcataattttatatCAACCTCAGTtgtaaaaagtgaaaaaaaagtaaacgtaattaaaaaaaacaacagccaaatgtaagagcatccgcagcggtgagcagcTGCTCGTCCGTCCATTTGTGCCAGCGGCGTGGCACCGCCTGCTCGTCGCTACGCCCTTGCCGCTAGCGCggcgctgctcttagctaagagcacgtccgtgtcagggagcagctgacgtggcggctcctgattggccaacggcaatgccgttggcaaattcaatttttttaaaaaaaattaaaaaaattggattttaattaaaaaagttgattaaaataaaaaaatatttcccaCCTCcgaaaaaattatatccgttttctccccacttttaatttatttttcaattttctcccccaaaaatacacattttcatctataaatacccccacttccacacaaaaaatttcacaccacactacacaattctcatctaaattatctcatttatattcttacaattctcaatcttttgtttcactcttacaacaaaaaaatgtctggctccggcgatcacccatccgtctcccacggttggaaccccgaatagttcggttcacaaccatttcctagtccggaaacggaattttcggcccctcctcaaacccagaGTTCGCAAGCTCCGgatggctaccggccttacccggttgACGACCAAGATTCCCCCgatgggcaatacgggtgggcacccgaaccacccgtacctagagcgggagggagcggtggctctcaaactcctcttcttactcgtggtgtccgcaccccgtacactccgagggagatggagcaattattcaaagcgtttttgtctatctccgaagatccggtgattgacacgaaccaatccggggaccatttttggtggcgcatctgtcaccggtacaatgaaaaccggcgaTTCCGCGTCCGCCGTCCCTCCCCTcacccgccgcgtccacccccgcggcggacacccttcccactataagccgccccgcttccgccccgccatcgccccgctcgcggctatagccgcgtccacgttatagtggacgctctaagaGTGCAATACACTGAATCTATATAATTATTACAGTACATCTGTCCTTAATTTAATTGCATTAACAACATAAAAATTCCATTGCCTATAGCATATAAATTCCACGGCCTAGGGAAGGTCCCGGGGTCCGGCCAGGCGGGCGATGAAGCTTCCGACTGGAGGGGGTTCGGGCCGCTACTGTTCACCAATTTCTGAATTTTTACAGTTCGGAAGAGTAAGAAGAGGGAGGgtgagatgaagaagagggagagggagaaggagagggagaggggcgacatcaattttcaaaatattatttttttttgccttttttatattatattttttagtttataatttattatttttgaattaagaatgaatttctcgtgttataattgttcaacgttttcaatttttacacGTAAAATAGGtcgaagttgtgaatagtgtcatttattagttgtggcctgcagggttagagcagttggggtcTGGGCTGCAAAGGTAGAGAATGATGACGTGCAGGGGACTTGAGGCCTGAAATCGGGCCGGAGTTAATGATGATGTAAGAGCTTCCACAACGCGCGCCGCCCGCGTTCCGCGTTTCGTGCCGGAAGAACGAAACTGGCGTGCGACGCGTTGCATACATGCGTTCCGTGCGTAGGCCGTGCCCATGCCGTGTCGTGTGCCGTCAtcgcgagacgcggcacggcctgcgtcgccacgcgcttcggtgacgtggcgcgcccctgcgtcgtccgtgacgcccactcgccggcccgcgagtgggcgtcgtcatttATGgcgcaataaatcttttttaaaaaaattcaaattgataaaaaaaatttaaaatgtgtaaacggtaatattaccgttttatatccgttttttctttttctttttttaattttttttactctataaacaCTCCTAATTcattctcatttcacacactactacacatctattcttcctaaaatcaacttcatttcctctaCACATCagaaaatgtccggcgacggcaactccggcgggtgggatctcaacacgTTTACCAATTGGGataccatgtacaacacacttggtggttccggttcgtcgacgccgggcacggcgggttcggcgacgccgggtgggtaccaaccacccactttcaaCGTGGATGCATACagagaattttaagttgtaatttttttatgttgtttattttttaatgaagtgtgtttgttttaattgaattgggttgaaaataaaaataaaaaatgaaattgaatgaataataatttaagtAACGGTTAAGAAAAGGATAAGGAACGGAGAgttgcaggtttcgttccttagttaaggaatgaagtTAAAAAGTATAGTgaggcccgcaaatagtagtttaaggaacggttaatgAACGACGGGAGAATAGCATAGTGGATGCTCTAGATACCTCAAAAATCTCCACTTTGAATTTCAATTAAATCACACCAAGTCGCACATGGTagctaggggtggcaaatcgtgcgtgtcgggtcgttatcgtgtcgacacgataacgacacgaacacgataacagcaaacacgaacacgacccgttaagaaaacctcaaacacgaacacgaacatgACACGAaatcctcagacacgaacacgacacgaacccattaacgacacgaaccaattcgggtcaacacgacacgataacaacacgtacacgagatgacacgataacgactcgataacaacacgacctgataacggttaaacctattaaaaatgaaaataataagaattaataatattaaaatattatttgttaacggataacacgaacacgacacgaacacgtattgttaacggataacacgaacacgacacgaacacgacacgaaattttcgtgtccttaacgggtcaacccgataaggacacgaacccaataagctctgacccaaacccattattttcgtacCGATttgtgtcgtgttatcgtgtcgtgtcaaaaattgccagccctaatgGTAGCTAGTTAGGTAGGAAGCTGCATAGGAGAGAGccattcttctctctctttgaaCCTGCACCAAAGTTGGTAGGTCCCACAAAATTGCCGCCACGCGGCATCTCGAAGCTGATTTATTAGCCTCCATAAAAGAATCGCCCCcacacaaaatttataaatcagACTATAATTTCCCAAGCAAAAAATTTAACTCCGAAACTAACCAATAACTCTACCCTGGATAATTATATGCTCAATACTTATTATTTAacgatattaattaattatcttattcattttagattatttcatattccattcactcatttactaattttttattataaatagtgtggTACATATCTCAAAAAATTCCTTTTTGCATTacttaaaatgataatttatctATAAGTTAATTTACGTTACATCTTTAAAATCTAcctttaaattattaaaaaattaatgattaCATGATGATTTACTTAACACCCAATGACAGTAACATATGTCAATCAAGAATAACATCGTTTTGGGTAGCAAActttgaaattaaattgtttaaattaaatttgtagtatTAAATGAAGTTTCTTTCACCTCAATTTGTGTTTCTTTTAGGCATAtagattaagaaatttaataaaataaaatatgagagaaaataaaataaaaaagataagaaAGTTAGGAATTTATTATATCGAGATTTACTTAGGATGAAGGGATAATGCAAATAtagttaaaaacaaaataaatttattgaaAGTTTGGAGATGATTAAATCATGATAACCTTTTAAAATTAGAATGTAATCTATGACGTCGAAAAGCGGCGagcaaaagagaaaaagaaaagaaaagaaaaatgaaattaggTCAAGTAGTGGGCCCCGCCTCCCATCCTCTGCAAATTTCACTATAAAATTATGCATCGGCCCTCATGCAATTCTCGCTCACTCTTCATCCGCAGCTTCACGTTCTATCTACACAATCacacaaaccctagcccccctttctctctctcatccgCAGCCGTTAGGTTTCCGTcaattctccctctctctcttcctcttctcAGCCTTCGCTACCCCTCTCTCCACCCAATTCCTCCAATTCTGCATGGTAGGATCCGCTTTCGAGAAATAGATTTGTTTGGTTTTCCGGTTCGGTGAATTCGTTTCCGAGCTTGATTTTCCCAATTTCAGCTTCTTCTGAGGGGTAGGCGTGGGGATTTCGGTGCCGTGTAACCGTGCCTTCGGTCACCGTTTTGTGATTCAGATCCCTTTTTGCTTCTTTTGAGGGGGTAGCCGGGGCTCCGGCCTCGGCGGCTTTTAAAGCCCCTATCTGTTACGACCTCATTCATTTCCGATATTTCCCCACCGTAACCTAATCAAATTcgattcaaaatattttttgattctttttttcctttttgcatTTCCCAATCCAATTTCTAGACATGCCTGCCCTCGCTTGCTGTGTTGACGCCTCCGTTTCCTCTCTTCCCTACGCATTCGCCAGCTGGGATAGCACTCTCCCCCAGATTCCGCCTCCTCCGACtgccccctccgccgccgcggCACCCTGGACGGCCGACCACTCAGCGCTGCTCTACCGTGTGGACGGATGGGGCGCGCCGTACTTCACGGTCAATTCTAACGGCGACGTTTCTGTCCGTCCCCATGGCGCCAGCACCCTGTCCCACCAGGAAATCGATCTTTTCAAGGTCGTTAAGAAGGCCTCCAATCTGAAGAGTTCGGGAGGGCTCGGGCTTCAGCTGCCCCTCATTGTCCGCTTCCCCGACATACTGAAGGACCGCCTTGAATCTCTCCAATCTGCTTTTGATTTCGCGATCCAGTCTCAAGGCTACGAGGCTCATTACCAGGGCGTCTACCCTGTGAAATGCAATCAGGATAAGTTTGTTGTAGAGGATATTGTCAAGTTTGGCTCGGGCTTCCGCTTCGGGCTCGAAGCTGGCTCCAAGCCGGAGCTTCTTCTGGCCATGAGCTCCCTCTGTAACGGAAGCCCTGAGGCGCTGTTGGTGTGCAACGGATTTAAGGATGTCGAGTACATAGCTCTGGCATTGCTCGCGAGGAAGCTGCATCTGAATACTGTTATTGTGCTTGAGCAAGAGGAAGAGCTAGATATTGTGATCGACGTGAGCAAGAAGCTCGGTGTTCGGCCTGTGATTGGGCTCCGGGCTAAGCTGAGGACTAAGCATTCTGGTCATTTTGGTTCTACTTCTGGTGAGAAAGGGAAATTTGGTCTAACAACAACGCAGATTCTCCGTGTTGTTAAGAAACTGGAGCAGAACGAAATGCTTGATTGTATGCAGCTGCTGCATTTCCATATTGGATCCCAAATCCCGTCCACGGCATTGCTAGCTGACGGTGTTGGTGAAGCTGCGCAGATCTATAGCGAATTGGTTCGCCTTGGTGCCTGTATGAGAGTGATTGATATTGGCGGAGGACTTGGAATCGATTATGACGGCTCAAAGTCTCCCAATTCTGATGTTTCCGTCAGCTACACCCTTGAAGAGTATGCTTCTGCCGTTGTTGGGGCGGTGAGGTTGGTGTGTGACCGCAAGGGCATCAAGCATCCGATTATTTGCAGTGAAAGCGGCCGTGCAATTGTCTCCCACCACTCAATTTTGGTGTTTGAAGCTGTTTCTGCAAGCTCTCACGATTCTCCGCAGT from Salvia splendens isolate huo1 chromosome 9, SspV2, whole genome shotgun sequence includes:
- the LOC121747979 gene encoding arginine decarboxylase-like, whose translation is MPALACCVDASVSSLPYAFASWDSTLPQIPPPPTAPSAAAAPWTADHSALLYRVDGWGAPYFTVNSNGDVSVRPHGASTLSHQEIDLFKVVKKASNLKSSGGLGLQLPLIVRFPDILKDRLESLQSAFDFAIQSQGYEAHYQGVYPVKCNQDKFVVEDIVKFGSGFRFGLEAGSKPELLLAMSSLCNGSPEALLVCNGFKDVEYIALALLARKLHLNTVIVLEQEEELDIVIDVSKKLGVRPVIGLRAKLRTKHSGHFGSTSGEKGKFGLTTTQILRVVKKLEQNEMLDCMQLLHFHIGSQIPSTALLADGVGEAAQIYSELVRLGACMRVIDIGGGLGIDYDGSKSPNSDVSVSYTLEEYASAVVGAVRLVCDRKGIKHPIICSESGRAIVSHHSILVFEAVSASSHDSPQFQSPPGIEYFEEQLSDDARADYRNLCAAGVRGEYENCLLYAEQLKQRCVEQFKEGSLNMEQLAEVDGFCELVSKAIGLSDDPVRTYHMNLSVFTSIPDFWGFGQLFPLIPIHRLDEKPVVRGILSDLTCDSDGKIDKFIGGESSLPLHKLDANGSGNGDRAAYYLGMFLGGAYEEALGGVHNLFGGPSVVRVSQSNSSHGFAVTRAVPGPTCGDVLRVMRYEPELMFQTLKHRIEEFADDGGSSSLALANGLACSFNNMPYLASAASCSLTAAGASNGGYYYCSDESFASSGDAVGAEDEQWSYCIA